From a single Oreochromis niloticus isolate F11D_XX linkage group LG3, O_niloticus_UMD_NMBU, whole genome shotgun sequence genomic region:
- the LOC102080069 gene encoding gastrula zinc finger protein XlCGF7.1 isoform X5 produces METICKPDIKLHRIDLQQQHVGEKEEGLDEQQVCNQERNSSLDQEDPEPPQIKEEQEELCSSQEGEQLGLKQETDSSADNTAASESQTETREKSLQCDTCGKTFQYKCLLTAHLTVHTGEKPFPCSKCGKKFSQRTRLKSHMRIHTGEKPYFCSTCEKRFIRKIQLKNHMRIHTGEKSYPCSTCGKEFSQKSALKSHVRVHTGEKRHFCSTCGESFIWNMQLIRHRRIHTGEKSYPCSTCGKEFSQKSALKSHVRVHTGEKHHCCSTCGESFIWSMQLIRHRRIHTDKQFHA; encoded by the coding sequence ACCTCCAACAGCAGCATGTTGGTGAGAAGGAGGAGGGTCTGGATGAGCAGCAGGTCTGTAACCAGGAGAGGAACTCCAGTCTGGACCAGGAGGACCCAGAGCctccacagattaaagaggaacaggaggaactctgcagcagtcaggagggagagcagcttgGACTGAAGCAGGAGACTGATTCTTCAGCAGACAACACTGCTGCTTCAGAGAGTCAAACTGAAACAAGGGAAAAGTCTCTACAGTGTGACACTTGTGGGAAAACGTTTCAGTATAAATGCTTACTGACTGCACATTTGACAgttcacacaggagagaaaccgtTTCCTTGTAGCAAATGTGGCAAAAAATTCAGTCAGCGGACACGCTTGAAAAGTCACAtgagaattcacacaggtgagaagccatatTTTTGTAGTACCTGTGAGAAGAGATTCATTCGGAAGATACAGTTAAAGAATCACATGAGAATTCACACTGGCGAGAAGTCGTATCCTTGTAGCACCTGTGGAAAAGAATTCAGTCAAAAATCAGCTCTAAAATCTCACGTAAgagttcacacaggtgagaagcgcCATTTTTGTAGCACCTGTGGGGAAAGTTTCATTTGGAATATGCAATTAATACGGCACAGGAGAATTCATACAGGTGAGAAGTCGTATCCTTGTAGCACCTGTGGAAAAGAATTCAGTCAAAAATCAGCTCTAAAATCTCACGTAAgagttcacacaggtgagaagcacCATTGTTGTAGCACCTGTGGGGAAAGTTTCATTTGGAGTATGCAATTAATACGGCACAGGAGAATTCATACTGATAAACAGTTTCATGCTTAG